The sequence tccgatttccgcccactgtgcgacgtttcgatgggcgagttgtccatcgtcttcagggcatgtcaagtcgcatcgcatcgcatcgcatatTTGGTGACTGTGTGAGCAGTCAATGTCACGATCTTCAGCTGAAGCTGGTAATCAGTGTTAGGCATGTTTTATGTGTTCGGCGGTTATGTGTTTATGTGGTCATTTAGTTTTTATTGTTTGGGTTGTGTAAGGGCTCTTCTAGGTCGATGGTACTTGAAGTGTGGGTTGTCTTGGTATGTCCAGATTGGTGTGAGAAGTTCATTTTGTGTTTGATGTAGGGAGTCTTCGAAGGCTGTGGCAATGTCGTGTAGGAAGTCAGGTAttgttttgatttgtaagttGTTGTGAATGTAAGTGTTGCGGACGTACCATGGTGCGCCTGTGATTGTTCTCAGAGCCCGGTTCTGAAGGACTTCAAGCCTGTTTAGGTGGGTCTTGGCGATGGAGCCCCAGGCGGGGTATCCGTAGGTAATGATCGGCCTGATCATGGCTGTGTAGAGGATTTTCTTCGTTTCCAGAGCTATGTGGGGACTTTTGAGCAAAGGATATATGGCCGCAATCGCGCCTTTAGCCTTTGCAGTGGAGGCCGTGGTATTTGCTTGCCACGTCAGTTTTTCGTCCAGGGTTACCCCGAGGAATTTAACTGTGGAACTACGGTTGATTCTTGTGTTTCCGTAGTAAATTGGGGAAGAAagcgattttttcttcttcctggCGAACTGGATTACCTGGCTCTTCTTCGGGTTCAGTTGTAATTTCCAAGTTGTCATCCAGTCCTCGATGTCATCGAGGTGATCCTGGATGTGTTCTgcggccgtgtctggatcgaAGGACTTCGAGAGGATTGCAAGGTCGTCGGCATAGAGGTATGTTTCGGTTTTGGGATGTGATGGCAGATCATTTATGTAGATGTTGAAGAGGGTGGGGGACAGTATGGATCCTTGCGGTACGCCGGAAGAGATAGGGTGCAGTACGGATTGGGAGTGGTTAACTATGGAGAAGAAGGTTCGGTCAGAGAGGTATGATTGAATTAATTTGGTAAGATAGGTGGAGATAGGTGAGGAGGAAAGTTTATGGATTAGTCCTTCGTGCCAGACACGGTCGAATGCCTTGGATTGATCAAGGTAGACGCCAACCGCATACTTCTTTATGTTGAAGCTGAATATGATGCTTTCCACCATTCTGGTGATTTGATGGGTTGTGGAGTGCGCCTTCTTGAAGCCCGTCTGTTCGTCCCGGATGACTTTGTTGTCCGTTAGCTCAGGAAGTAGCCGATTCATGACAGTTTTTTCAAGGATTTTGCCAAAGGTTGATAGCAGACTGATTGGGCGGTAATTATCAGGATCTTTCGGGGATTTTCCTGGTTTCGGCAGATGGATGACTTTGGCTGATTTCCACGGCTGTGGGAAATATGAGAATTTGTAGCAGGTGTTCAGCAAATGACGGAGGAACAGGCGAAAGTTGGGTGGTAGTTGCTTTGCCAGTTGGTTGGAGAACTTGTCGGGTCCGGGCGCTTTCTTCTTCGGTAACTTATGAATTATGAGGTCCAGTTCGGAGGGAGAGACTGGCGGGAATGGCGGAGTGGGGCAAAGTCTGAGAGAAGCGGAGGAGGTATTGCATTCGTCCGCTGCATCGGAGTTGGTGGTGTCTTGGAAGGTTTCCGCCAGTTGACTGGCAAACTGTTCGGCCTTCTGGGCGTCCGTGACTGCAAGCACGTTGCCAAATTGCACCGGTGGTGAtggtattttcctatttttcaggGACCGTGCCAGCTGCCATACAGAGTTGTCTTTTACACTGAGGTCTTTGATTCTGTCGTCCCAGGTTTTTTGGCGGTGCGTACGGATAGCCGAAGTCACACGATTTCTAAGTGCCTGGTAGAGATTTCGGGTGACTGGGTTGTTTGTTCTGCGCCAACAGAGTAGAGCGTTGTTTCTTCGCTTCATTAAATGAAGGATGGCAGGGGGGAGTGATAGATCAGCTGCTGGTTTCGGCTTCGGGGTGAATGAGGCTTCGTCTATACAAGCGTTGAGGCTTGAGGTCAGCAGCGATACGTGGGCTTCAATCTCGCTGGTACTCGTGCTGGATCGCGGGTCAGGTAGGATGATTTTGGAAGCGGAGACTATGAATTTATCCCAGTTCACCACGGGAGGAGGTATGATTGAGGGATGAGAAAGGGGTAGGGTGAGCAGTATTGGGAGGTGATCTGAGGACATTTGAGGGAGAGTTGTGGGTAGTAGAAATGGAGATAATTTGTGGGTAAGAAACAGATCGAGAATATCGGATGGGTGACTGGGGTTTGCGGTGATGTGGGTGGGGTTCGGTGGTGGAAGAACAGTGAAAGGGAAAGTAAGCTCCGCGTGGTGAAGGTCTCGGCCTCTGGGAGTTGTGGTGTTGCAACCCCATGCTACATGTTTGCAGTTGAAGTCGCCTGCCACAACAGAGGTGGTTGTGAGGGAATGTTTTAAGGCTTCCAAGTCCTTCTTCTTGATTCTGTGGTCTTTTGGCGGCAGGTACGCACTCCAGACATGTAGTTCGCCAGTTGAAGTAGAGAATTTGGACCCAATTAGCTCTAGAGTTTCGGTAGGTGGGGTGTTTAGTGGGGTTTCTATGagcgattttttaaatgctaGCAGAACTCCTCCGCCGTTCCCTTCCTTTCGCTCCTTGCGTCGTAAGGAGTAGTGTGGTATACTGAATGGGTCAGTCGGTTTGAGCCAGGTTTCCTGTATTAGGATGATGTCTGGTTGGTGGGCCTGAATAAGGTGCAGCAATTCGCCCTTTTTGGGCTTCAGGCTGCAGATATTCCATGATAGGATTTTAATGTGGTTAAGTGCTCTAGTTTTATAGGCCATTAATTAGAACCATGGCGCCGGCTATAACTTCCTCGATGAGGATGTCCATTCTGGTCTTTCCCTCTTGGGGATTTATTATCTTACGGATAAGGCCGGAGAGCCAGGACTTTAGCTGACTTTTCCATGACTCGCTCGAGGTGGTCGGCGCCGGATTTGGTTGGCTTTGTCGTGGTGGTTGCGTTGGGCCAGGTCGTGGCGGTCGTTGGTTACGGTTTGCATTACTTGCCGTCGGAGCGGGGTTCGGTGGGACTGATGGAGCTGGGTTGGGGGCCGGAGCTGTTGTAGGAGATGTGGCTGGATTGGAAGATGAGGCTGTAGTAGATGATTGAGCAGGCATAGACTGGGGTTCCGGAGACTGTTCTGCGGTGGCATTGGAGCGGGTGGTTGCGGATCGTCTGGTCCAGGCGTTGGTCGTGGGGGGCGGAGGAAAGTGAGTAACATCCAATGGTGGAGCTTCGGTGGTTTCGGCTGGCGGTGAATTTTTGAGCCTTAACATAAGCGCAAGTTCTTTATGCGTGGGGCAACCCCGGTACGTTGCAATGTGCGCTCCTGAACAGTTGGCACATTTGCCCGGTTCGTCCCTAGGTTTTGTGCACTCGGTGCCGCGGTGGTTGCCGGCGCATTTAAAGCACCTAACTTCCAGGTTACAAGCTTTGTGAGAGTGGCCGAAGGCCTGGCAGCGTCGGCATTGGATTGGGCCCTGTGCAGGTCGATATGGAATGACTTTGGCGCTTAGTCCTTGCATGCTGTTGATGTTAAGAAGTGCCTGTTTCTGATCAGGGCGATCTAGGCGGATCTGAAACATCGGCAGCGGCCTGAGAGGAATTTGGGGGAGTTTGGCTTGCGGGTCATTCTGCCGCAGCTGGCTTCTTACTCTATTCTCGTCCGGAGAAAGACGTGATGAGTGGAGTTGGTGTATGTGATCAGTGATCACTCCCTTGGACTgaagttcatgttttattaattcCGGTGGCGAATCGACGGGAAGACCCTTAATAATGAAGTGCTGCTTCTTGTCCTCTTTCAGCTGGTAGCTGTAGTGAGGTATGTTATTTGCGGCTAGCGCCTTAGTGGTTGCGCGAAAATCGTCTATTCTTTGGCATTTTAGCATAATGTCCTTGCTACGAAGTGTAGCAATCGGTAGGAATTTGCATACCGCTTTAATCAAGCGCCATTTTGGTGTCCACTTCGTTGTGTCTGTTATGAATATGGGTGGTATTTTCGACCGGCTGTCCGCGACCTCCTCTTCCTCGGGCTGCTCCTCCTCCATGTCGTCCTGCTCGTCGGTTGGCGCGATGGGAGCGAAGGGGTTGGCGTCGATGGTAGTTGGACAGGGGTTGGTCGGCGGTGTCCCGGGGCGATCTATCGGAGAGTTGGTCTTCCTCTTTTTAGAGTTCACCGGAATAAAAGCACCGGGTGCTTTGGGTAAGGCATTTGCGGCAGCGGCTTGCTTAAGGAAAAAGTCCCTAAGCTCATCGGCTCTTTCGCTGACAAGGGCCAGAAAACGGGGGTCCTTATCAATGGGCTCGATTGGTCCTGATGCGTTTTCAGGTGACAAGGGAGAATCAGTGTCGAATGGCTCGAGAGAACTGTGGTCGTCGTCGTCCATGGTAGTCATGAATTAGTTGTCGTGTTAGCGTAAGTGTTATGTGATCATGGAACCCTAGCGtggggacccggcgggtcccccaagacGTGCACTGAGGTTGCCCTCTGtcttggggttgccgaccgagaacgaCCGGGTGTATCACGGTCAGAgcgccacctggggattgcacccgcctccccccagatgcCTCTGCCGAGTGAGTGTACCTAAGGTGTGGGTATATGTGAGTAAAAAGACCCCTGAGGGGGGTCAATGTTGTTTTCGAGCAAGTggtgaaattacgtgtaaatgtGGTGAAGGCCCTAAAGAGGGCCAATGAGGTTAAAGATTCTGTCTTTATACGGTACCTAAGCCACGGAGGGCTTGCTCCTTGAGGGCGCTGGGCTTCCCTCGGTGTCCGGCAGCCTTGCCGATGGTTTTCGCGAAGTCCAAGAAAACTTCGGAAAAGGTCCTCTTAGCGGCCTCTGAGGACTTAGTCCTTGAGGGCGCTCGACTTGTCTTGGTGCCCGGATGCCCTGGCGTTGTTTTtggtaatttccaaaattttcgtgaaaaaggTCCTCTTCAGGTCCTGTGAGGCCTTTGCAGGCCGATGGCTTCACTCCTGTTGACGGCTGATGCCGCGGGGGTTGGCCGGAGTACGCTGGCGTGCGTCCTCGACGGCCGATGGGTTGGCGCCGGGTGGCGTCGGAATCGCTCGCAGGCGACTACGTTGGTGACGCAGGGCGTCGAAGGCGTGACCGCTGGCTCAAGTGAACACCTGGTAGCTTCCCCAAGCTCTTAGAGTGGATAGCAAAGGAGTCATTCCAGAGCGCATGtcaagtcttgaaaatcgtcctccttatatatggaagacggcggtatcaaccggggcaggtgttCTGTGATTGGTCGAGAGCTTCCCGCCTCTTTCCTCGTTCTTTACGGATGCTCCTCAGCACTGGTTTCCATGAGGCGCTCAGACTGTAGCCAGTGTCACGATTAATGGTGGTGTTGGgacgaatttcaatggcctcccttgTCAGTCTTTCCCAAAATTTCTCTATGCGACAAAGGACCTTGGTCTTCTCCCAACAGATGGCGTGGTCGGAGGAAATGCTGTGTTCGGCCACGGCCGATTTTTCAGGCTGCCCGAGTCTGAAATGTCTTTGGTGTTCTTTCAACCTCGTTTCTACGGTCCTCCCTGTCTCTCCAACGTACACCAGGCCGCATGTGCATGGTATCTGGTAGATGCCCGGAGTCTGGAGTCCACAATGGTCCTTGGCTGTCACAAGTTGGCCTCGAAGTTTAGGCGGTGGGCGAAAATAGGCTTCAATTCCATGCCTCTTGAGAATTCTGGCGATTTTTCCTGAGACGGTGGGTATGAGCGGAATGCCTGCCCTGGCAATCGGCTTCTGGCGTTCTTCCCCCGTCATTACGTCTTGTGATGTaaaggtcctttttagggccttaGATATTTCTTTACCGCTATAACCGTTCTGCAGGAATGTCTTCTTAAGATTACGAAGCTCACTGGGAAGGCTCTCCGCGTCGGAAATGGATTTGGCACGATGTAGTAGGGTTGACAAGATCGCCGCTTTCTGTGAAGGGTGATGATGGCTTCGTCCGTTTAGGTATAGGTCCGTGTGCGTCGGCTTCCTGTAAACGCTGTGGCCCAACGTACCATCCTCCTTGCGGTGGATGAGGATGTCAAGGAATGGTATCCTTTGGTTTTTCTCCGTCTCCAGGGTGAATTTGATGTTTGGATGTTGACCATTCATGTGATCAAGAAATAGCTTCAAAGCATCGGGTCCATGGGGCCATACGATGAAAGTGTCGTCTACGTACCGGAAGAAACACTTGGGTCTTAGAGGAGCAGATAAGAGGGCTTTTTCTTCGAAgtcttccatgaagaaattggcAATTACAGGAGAGAGTGGAGATCCCATAGCCACCCCATGGTCAGTTCGTAAAACTCTCCGTAGTATTTGAAATACGTGGTGGTCAATGCGTGGTGAAACAGTTTCACCGTGTCTCCATCAGAGAGCTGGTTGAGAGTTGAGAGCTGGTGgaaaggaatgctgaacttggccttggctggaaagggggtatgaaagcgttgggataagcatgctaaacatgttggagaaggagttggtcgccgatgttcccgtatattatcaataataattgacgataagtgaggatattttcatgtcccttattagCAAGGTTGAGGGCGGAATAAAacggcagaataaaacgccaggatacaaacgtaaGACAGTGTATTCCcgcaaggaaaatgttattaataaatgatagacattgtggttgaggagatgttatgaatagtgaatgaatatgaatagtgctgtaagcgtgcatttatatcacatttttctctcctaatctagcagttgctaaaaaaaggtccttatcctataatcatagtaatagaaacgggcagctgtagtgtttcacaggtataatcgtcagttcatattagtcatttctccagctgctcgctcgcattgtatgccctccacaaagctaacatgtagaattcggcctcgacaccttaagtaaatcttttattctctCCAAAACATCCCTctttgtattgcgattctaaagatcgcttccttctaattaaagatcaactaattattacggatttcctagttgagagtttccatcgcctatcataaagaccaatttttgctcatatttacttttaggaccacaccaggcgatgaaatagacgatcacgaacgtatatatatagagatcctttgtctgaggaagtaacgacaatatcagaattttttctcagattgctcagtgctcttttttcggtagtggagaggtttgttggaggatgaagagagttaagaaaagcggggtccgaaactttggaaagaaggagattggtgaatatttctacagggtgattggcgggaagaggtttcggttcgAACTCTTAACTCTCCtcatcctccaacaaacctctccactaccgaaaaaagagcactgagcaatctgagaaaaaattctgatattgtcgttacttcctcagacaaaggatctactattgttgtgctcaactccaccgactatctaaccgaagcccaaagacaactctctgacacctcttcgtacacacctacctcgcatgatctcaaccctgcctttcaccgaaatatccaatcctttttaaaaaggaaagcaccaaaagagggcctttctagtggtgacatttccttattatctccaccccatccgcgaacccctcacttctacattctaccgaaaattcacaaggccaacaatcctggtcgcccaattgtctcctctttaaattcccccacagaacgaatctcttcctttgttgactattatcttcagcctcgtgtacactcccttccttcctacattaaagatacgtaccatttcctcaatcgcctccattctacctctctcccggttgataaagacatcattatggtcactatcgacgtgacctcactatacacctctatacctcatgtagaaggccttgcctcccttcgacactttcttgacaatcgacctacacctcagatacccagcactgactttttagtcgatctctctcacctaatcctcactaaaaacgccttctccttcaacgataaacattatctgcagatcaaaggttgcgcaatgggaagcagattcagcccttcctacgcaaatttatttcttggtctccttgaagaatccttcctatcatcctacccacttcaaccctcactttggcttcgctatatagatgatattttccttctctggcctcatggagaagactcactgagctctttcatttcagcactcaatgaattctccgaactatcttttacctctaaccattccccctcccgaataacatttctcgatgttaccatttccctagaaaataaaagtttcatcacttcagtccacattaaacctactaacaaacaacaatatcttcacttcaacagctgtcacccctcacacactaaacaatcccttccttactctctctcagtaagaggccacagaatttgcaataatcccgaatccttggacatttttcttaataatcttcaccactcccttcttcgtagaggatatcctgagaaccttctgcgtaagaaaatcctacacaatacttacaaacccaaaattcacaccaagaaacaaaccacacatctctccctttccaccacttacttcccgggcgtgcaggctttgaacagaatcatcaaaagcctttttccgattctttctaacaatgtcacgactggaaaaatcttctgtagctgtccatccttatccttccgtcggccgccaaatctatcttccattctcaaaacgactaaaccactctcaaagTTCACCACCCGTattagctctttacctatcccttgccaacgaccccggtgcaaaacgtgtgctatcctcattacccagtcacttcctaacaaatttctcacttttccgcttccttccactccatcccccacctgtacaaccagtaatgtaatttatatccttttatgtaattcctgccccgccttctacattggttttaCCACCACTTCACtaaacctacggattaacaaccatcgagcttcttgcaaacccacttcccaatctgcttcgcttcctgtccctacccacgccttttcccacaatttagaatttgatgattgctttcacataggaatacttgcctctctcccatcctccgcctcaccgctagaattaaaaactcttgaattgtcttccatttggctataccaagctttcaacccgcctggtcttaacagggcccactgatctccatagccttctcctctttcccatcccccattccccaccctctcccttcccctagtactaaagaagtgatctggaagcctccctttccttccagcactgccttctttaattcacagtaaggcctactctctttcaatctatctaaaaatcctattcttttccttcccctccctcgtttccctaacattctgccctctaacaccattttcaacatcccctcaccgctaagcactaactccatccataccttctgtctcctccgtatctcatctaaaagctgcctctcctcgccaaccatatccagcacttcgtcgttccttctcctctccggccattacaccctctccattcttctccatacccactactcgaacgcctccaatcttctctcgtcttctttcctcagtgtccatgtttccgcaccgtagagagctacactccaaatcaaactcttcactaaccttttcttaaactcttacacaacgatcctctcagatgctccttcatgttcatgaacgcctccttcgccaatgctattctcttcctgatgtccttactactgtatccgtttttctctaacgtactgcctaaatagttgaattgctcaaccagctcaagtttttcaccacccacctttatcttgagtctcacattcctcgctcgtgatgctttacaaaaccgcataaccttagttttcttgtgattaatcctcatctcatactcctcgcaacgttcgtataacgcatccactagagcctgaagccccctcgctgactggctgatcaacgcctggtcatccgcgaatctcactgatttaaacatcattcctcccacttttatcccagcttctaactcatcccacgcttcccttgccatctcttcagcgtacacgttaaagagcagcggcgataaaggacagccttgcctcacacctcggcgaatgcttacccacccagattctccgtccgctatccccacttgcgcagtctgggccatatacaggtTACGAATCAGTCGtgtatccctccaatctacacctattctcttgagaatatccattaactttacccagttcaccctatcaaacgctttttcaaaattcacgaaacacgcatatacgtcctggtcatgtTCTAGGTTCCCCTCCACGAGGGACctaattattgctattgcatcacgagttgacttccctcttctgaaaccaaactgatcttcgcccaaatactcgtatgccctcgcctccattcgtctgttcaatatcctcagtaccactttcgccgcatgcgatattaggccgatagtcctataatctccgcatttcacagctttcttctttttcggaagcggaatgaaaaccgtcttcacgaaatctttcggccaacatccctcctttTAGATCCtccgcactagttcgaaaaaccttttcttaccttccttccctagattcttcagaagctcacacgggatattgtccacgcctactgctttcctagccttcatatcacgaagtgctctctctatttaagaatctaatatctccggcccaagagtttcctcctccactgcactttcctcctctagagtcaatctctctggtctgttcattccgtcatacaggtcctccacgtattccttccacctaccctgtacctcttctcgctcggttagcatcctcccatctttagtcttaattttagaaatggcttgtcctcttttgccgcccgatagcgacttaactttggcgtacaacg comes from Ischnura elegans chromosome X, ioIscEleg1.1, whole genome shotgun sequence and encodes:
- the LOC124171230 gene encoding uncharacterized protein LOC124171230; its protein translation is MGSPLSPVIANFFMEDFEEKALLSAPLRPKCFFRYVDDTFIVWPHGPDALKLFLDHMNGQHPNIKFTLETEKNQRIPFLDILIHRKEDGTLGHSVYRKPTHTDLYLNGRSHHHPSQKAAILSTLLHRAKSISDAESLPSELRNLKKTFLQNGYSGKEISKALKRTFTSQDVMTGEERQKPIARAGIPLIPTVSGKIARILKRHGIEAYFRPPPKLRGQLVTAKDHCGLQTPGIYQIPCTCGLVYVGETGRTVETRLKEHQRHFRLGQPEKSAVAEHSISSDHAICWEKTKVLCRIEKFWERLTREAIEIRPNTTINRDTGYSLSASWKPVLRSIRKERGKRREALDQSQNTCPG